A single region of the Epinephelus moara isolate mb chromosome 14, YSFRI_EMoa_1.0, whole genome shotgun sequence genome encodes:
- the ap4s1 gene encoding AP-4 complex subunit sigma-1 isoform X3, translating into MIKFMLMVNRQGQTRLSRYYQPVELSKRSVLEADVVRCCLSRKKDQCSFVEYKDFKLVYRQYAALYIVVGVTDNENELSVYELVHNFVEVLDKYFSRVSDNCLFVSPDRVNWTSCLTWTESTSSWTR; encoded by the exons ATGATCAAGTTCATGCTGATGGTGAACCGGCAGGGTCAGACCAGACTGTCCAGGTATTACCAACCTGTGGAGCTGAGCAAGAGATCAGTGCTGGAGGCTGATGTGGTCCGCTGCTGCCTGAGCCGCAAGAAGGACCAG TGTTCCTTTGTGGAGTACAAAGACTTTAAACTGGTCTACCGCCAGTACGCTGCGCTGTACATCGTGGTCGGAGTCACAGACAACGAG AACGAGCTGTCCGTCTACGAGCTGGTTCATAACTTTGTGGAGGTTTTGGATAAATACTTCAGCCGCGTG TCTGataactgtttgtttgtctcccCTGACAGAGTGAACTGGAC ATCATGTTTAACCTGGACCGAGTCCACATCATCCTGGACGAGATGA
- the ap4s1 gene encoding AP-4 complex subunit sigma-1 isoform X2, with amino-acid sequence MIKFMLMVNRQGQTRLSRYYQPVELSKRSVLEADVVRCCLSRKKDQCSFVEYKDFKLVYRQYAALYIVVGVTDNENELSVYELVHNFVEVLDKYFSRVIMFNLDRVHIILDEMIQNGHIVETNKSRILAPLNALDKMADG; translated from the exons ATGATCAAGTTCATGCTGATGGTGAACCGGCAGGGTCAGACCAGACTGTCCAGGTATTACCAACCTGTGGAGCTGAGCAAGAGATCAGTGCTGGAGGCTGATGTGGTCCGCTGCTGCCTGAGCCGCAAGAAGGACCAG TGTTCCTTTGTGGAGTACAAAGACTTTAAACTGGTCTACCGCCAGTACGCTGCGCTGTACATCGTGGTCGGAGTCACAGACAACGAG AACGAGCTGTCCGTCTACGAGCTGGTTCATAACTTTGTGGAGGTTTTGGATAAATACTTCAGCCGCGTG ATCATGTTTAACCTGGACCGAGTCCACATCATCCTGGACGAGATGATCCAGAACGGACACATCGTGGAGACAAACAAGAGCCGCATCCTCGCGCCGCTCAACGCCCTCGACAAGATGGCCGACGGCTGA
- the strn3 gene encoding striatin-3: MDEHPGGGGVGAAAPRQPPPPQQQQQGSNSNANPPIGGVGGGGAGGVMVPHQPDELPRPQQQYTIPGILHYIQHEWARFEMERAHWEVERAELQARIAFLQGERKGQENLKNDLVRRIKMLEYALKQERAKYHKLKYGTELNQGEMKMPSFESDTKDSEVSAVPANSQLTWKQGRQLLRQYLQEVGYTDTILDVRTQRVRSLLGLSGSEQNGSVENKNLQHLINGTERRKDSKRSPGDVLETFNFLENAEDSDEDEDEEGDLMDDISTDKHHRAKKHKTKVGNEGLASEDDADTEEALKEFDFLVTAEDGEGAGEARSSGDGTEWAEPLPFPPGGGKSFLLGGSDDVLESVLGLGDLADLTVTNDETDYSYDLPSSKESSFRKTWNPKYTLRSHFDGVRALAFHPVEPCLVTVSEDHTLKLWNLTKTVPAKKSASFDVEPVYTFRAHVGPVLSLAMTSSGEQCFSGGIDSTIQWWNIPSSNVDPYDTYDPSVLAGSWLGHTDAVWGLAYSGIKNRLLSCSADGTVKLWNPTEKNPCISTFNTNKEHGVPTSVDFNGCDPAHMVASFNTGDVVVYDLETSQNALVLKGQGEGTLPGSNHINKVVSHPTLPVTITAHEDRHIKFYDNKSGKVIHAMVAHLDAVTSLAVDPNGIYLMSGSHDCSLRLWNLDSKTCVQEITAHRKKSEEAIYDVAFHPSKAYIASAGADALARVYV, encoded by the exons atggatgaGCACCCCGGCGGAGGAGGGGTCGGAGCGGCCGCCCCGAGACAGCCTCCAccgccgcagcagcagcagcaagggAGCAACAGCAACGCTAATCCGCCGATCGGAGGTGTAGGAGGCGGTGGAGCCGGAGGAGTCATGGTGCCGCACCAGCCGGACGAGCTGCCCCGGCCGCAGCAGCAGTACACTATCCCCGGCATCCTGCACTACATCCAGCACGAGTGGGCCCGGTTCGAGATGGAGAGGGCGCACTGGGAAGTGGAGAGGGCCGAGCTCCAG gcgAGGATAGCGTTCCTGCAGGGGGAGAGGAAAGGTCAGGAGAACCTGAAGAACGACCTGGTTAGAAGAATAAAAATGTTAGAATACGCTTTAAAACAGGAAAG AGCAAAATACCACAAGTTAAAATATGGGACGGAGTTAAACCAAGGGGAGATGAAGATGCCAAGCTTTGAATCAG ACACCAAAGACTCAGAGGTCTCTGCTGTTCCTGCCAACAGTCAGCTCACCTGGAAACAAGGAAGACAACTACTCAGACA gTACCTGCAGGAAGTAGGATACACAGACACCATCCTGGACGTTCGTACTCAGAGGGTTCGCTCTCTGCTCGGCCTGTCGGGCTCCGAGCAGAACGGATCTGTGGAGAACAAGAACCTGCAGCACCTGATCAACGGGACAGAGCGCCGCAAGGACAGCAAGag gAGTCCAGGAGACGTTCTGGAGACATTCAACTTCCTGGAGAACGCAGAGGACAGCGACGAAGAcgaggatgaggagggagaCCTGATGGACGACATCAGCACCGACAAACACCACCGAGCCAAGAAACACAAGaccaag GTGGGGAACGAGGGCTTGGCGTCAGAGGACGACGCCGACACGGAGGAGGCTCTGAAGGAGTTTGACTTCCTGGTGACGGCGGAGGATGGCGAGGGAGCAGGCGAGGCTCGGAGCTCCGGAGACGGGACAGAGTGGG CGGAGCCTCTTCCGTTTCCTCCTGGTGGGGGGAAGTCCTTCCTGCTGGGGGGTTCAGACGACGTGTTGGAGAGCGTGCTGGGTTTGGGCGACCTCGCTGACCTCACCGTCACCAACGACGAAACAGACTACAGCTACGAT CTGCCGTCCAGTAAGGAGTCTTCGTTCAGGAAGACATGGAACCCCAAGTACACGCTGCGGAGCCACTTTGACGGCGTCCGAGCGTTGGCCTTCCACCCTGTGGAGCCCTGTCTGGTCACCGTGTCCGAGGACCACACCCTCAAACTGTGGAACCTTACCAAGACCGTCCCTGCCAAAAA AAGTGCCTCTTTTGATGTGGAGCCAGTCTATACATTCAGAGCCCATGT tgGTCCAGTGTTGTCGTTGGCCATGACGTCCAGTGGTGAACAGTGTTTCAGTGGAGGCATTGACTCGACCATCCAGTGGTGGAACATCCCCAGCTCTAATGTCGACCCCTACGATACCTacg ATCCCAGCGTCCTGGCGGGGTCATGGTTGGGGCACACAGATGCTGTGTGGGGATTGGCTTACAGCGGCATCAAGAACCGCCTCCTGTCCTGCTCAGCCGACGGAACGGTGAAACTGTGGAACCCGACGGAGAAGAACCCCTGCATCAGCACTTTCAACACAAACAAGG AGCACGGGGTCCCCACATCGGTGGACTTTAACGGGTGTGACCCCGCCCACATGGTGGCGTCGTTTAACACCGGAGACGTGGTGGTGTATGACCTGGAGACCTCCCAGAATGCACTGGTGCTGAAGGGGCAGGGAGAAGGCA CCCTCCCGGGGTCGAATCATATCAACAAGGTGGTCAGTCATCCCACGTTGCCGGTCACCATCACGGCTCATGAAGACAGACACATCAAATTCTACGATAACAAGTCAG gtaaaGTGATCCATGCCATGGTAGCTCACCTGGACGCAGTCACCAGTCTGGCTGTGGATCCTAATGGCATCTACCTGATGTCTGGAA gtcACGACTGCTCCCTTCGTCTGTGGAACCTGGACAGTAAAACGTGCGTTCAGGAGATCACAGCTCATCGTAAGAAGAGCGAGGAGGCCATCTACGACGTGGCCTTCCACCCCTCCAAGGCCTACATCGCCTCCGCCGGAGCCGACGCCCTCGCCAGGGTCTACGTgtag
- the ap4s1 gene encoding AP-4 complex subunit sigma-1 isoform X1 yields the protein MIKFMLMVNRQGQTRLSRYYQPVELSKRSVLEADVVRCCLSRKKDQCSFVEYKDFKLVYRQYAALYIVVGVTDNENELSVYELVHNFVEVLDKYFSRVSELDIMFNLDRVHIILDEMIQNGHIVETNKSRILAPLNALDKMADG from the exons ATGATCAAGTTCATGCTGATGGTGAACCGGCAGGGTCAGACCAGACTGTCCAGGTATTACCAACCTGTGGAGCTGAGCAAGAGATCAGTGCTGGAGGCTGATGTGGTCCGCTGCTGCCTGAGCCGCAAGAAGGACCAG TGTTCCTTTGTGGAGTACAAAGACTTTAAACTGGTCTACCGCCAGTACGCTGCGCTGTACATCGTGGTCGGAGTCACAGACAACGAG AACGAGCTGTCCGTCTACGAGCTGGTTCATAACTTTGTGGAGGTTTTGGATAAATACTTCAGCCGCGTG AGTGAACTGGAC ATCATGTTTAACCTGGACCGAGTCCACATCATCCTGGACGAGATGATCCAGAACGGACACATCGTGGAGACAAACAAGAGCCGCATCCTCGCGCCGCTCAACGCCCTCGACAAGATGGCCGACGGCTGA